A single window of Chitinophaga sp. XS-30 DNA harbors:
- a CDS encoding NUDIX domain-containing protein: MKVFTVRVYGIMINEQKQVLVSDEYIRGGYYTKFPGGGLEFGEGTLECIIREWKEELDQDVEVVEHIYTTDFFQISAFDNSSQIISIYYLVKPVSPFTKPVLANPFDFEIPEGVTQVEGVRWIDWDSFSAETVTLPIDKVLAALVKERY; the protein is encoded by the coding sequence ATGAAAGTCTTTACCGTCCGTGTGTACGGCATCATGATCAATGAACAAAAACAAGTACTGGTGAGCGACGAGTACATCCGCGGCGGATATTACACCAAATTCCCCGGCGGCGGGCTGGAATTCGGCGAAGGCACGCTGGAATGCATTATCCGCGAGTGGAAAGAGGAGCTGGACCAGGATGTGGAGGTGGTGGAACATATTTATACTACCGACTTCTTCCAGATATCGGCGTTCGACAACAGCTCGCAGATCATTTCCATCTATTATCTCGTAAAGCCCGTATCACCGTTTACCAAACCTGTTCTGGCCAATCCGTTCGACTTCGAGATACCCGAAGGCGTAACGCAGGTGGAAGGTGTCCGGTGGATCGACTGGGACAGTTTTTCCGCGGAAACCGTAACGCTCCCGATCGATAAGGTATTGGCCGCATTGGTGAAGGAACGGTATTAG